In a single window of the Mesoplodon densirostris isolate mMesDen1 chromosome 16, mMesDen1 primary haplotype, whole genome shotgun sequence genome:
- the E4F1 gene encoding transcription factor E4F1 isoform X1 → MEGAMAVRVTAAHTAEARAEAGQEAGEGGVAAAAAAALAPGGFLGLPAPFSEEDEDDVHRCGRCQAEFTALEDFVQHKLQKVCQRVPQEALPAATPAALLGQEVEPAAAGSEEPITVAHIVVEAAALTADISHAPDIVGGGHIKEVIVASEAEPGDSRMAEARGSPNCQGPGLSGEGEQAQVKLLVNKDGRYVCMLCHKTFKTGSILKAHMVTHSSRKDHECKLCGASFRTKGSLIRHHRRHTDERPYKCAKCGKSFRESGALTRHLKSLTPCTEKIRFSMSKDVVVGKEDTPTGPGASTVGTVTSSAMTGGPMETSPVIHLVTDAKGTVIHEVHVQMQELPLGMKALTPEPPGPEELPCSSEGSRENLLHQAMQNSGIVLERVPGEEGALEPAPPTVSSPQPLGDGPPELPLLEVEQVETQVASEASAVPRTHPCPQCSETFPTAATLEAHKRGHAGPRPFTCPQCGKAFPKAYLLKKHQEVHVHERRFRCGDCGKLYKTIAHVRGHRRVHSDERPYPCPECGKCYKTKNAQQVHFRTHLEEKPHVCPFCSRGFREKGSLVRHVRHHTGEKPFKCYKCGRGFAEHGTLNRHLRTKGGCLLEVEEVLVSEESPAAAAAVLADDPHTVLVEFSSVVADTQEYIIEATADDAETSEATEIIEGTQTEVDSHIMKVVQQIVHQASAGHQIIVQNVTMDQEARLGTEAAAADTITIATPESLTEQVAMTLASAISEGTVLTARSGTNGAEQATVTMVSSEDIEILEHAGELVITSPEGQLEVQTVIV, encoded by the exons ATGGAGGGCGCGATGGCAGTGCGGGTAACAGCCGCGCATACGGCAGAAGCCCGGGCCGAAGCCGGGCAGGAAGCGGGCGAGGGTGGggtcgcggcggcggcggcggcggccttGGCCCCCGGTGGCTTCCTCGGCCTCCCGGCGCCCTTTAGCGAGGAAG ATGAGGATGACGTGCACCGATGTGGCCGCTGCCAGGCGGAGTTCACCGCCTTGGAGGACTTTGTTCAGCACAAGCTCCAGAAGGTCTGCCAGCGGGTGCCCCAGGAGGCCCTGCCTGCCGCCACTCCTGCTGCGCTGCTGGGTCAGGAG GTGGAGCCAGCAGCAGCAGGCTCAGAGGAGCCCATCACTGTGGCCCACATCGTGGTGGAGGCAGCCGCTCTCACGGCAGACATCAGCCACGCTCCTGACATTGTCG GTGGTGGACACATCAAAGAGGTCATCGTGGCCTCTGAGGCGGAGCCGGGGGACAGCAGGATGGCAGAGGCCCGGGGCAGCCCCAACTGTCAGGGGCCTGGGCTCTCTGGGGAGGGTGAGCAGGCCCAGGTCAAGCTGCTGGTGAACAAGGACGGCCGCTACGTGTGCATGCTGTGCCACAAGACCTTCAAGACG ggCAGCATCCTTAAGGCCCACATGGTCACCCACAGTAGCCGAAAGGACCACGAGTGCAAACTGTGTGGGGCCTCTTTTCGGACCAAAGGCTCACTCATCCGGCACCACCGGCGGCACACAG ATGAGCGCCCCTATAAGTGTGCCAAGTGTGGGAAGAGCTTCCGCGAGTCGGGTGCACTGACCCGGCACCTCAAGTCTCTCaccccgtgtacagaaaaaatcCGCTTCAGCATGAGCAAAGATGTGGTTGTTGGCAAAGAGGACACTCCCACAG GGCCTGGTGCCTCCACTGTGGGGACTGTTACATCATCGGCAATGACAGGTGGGCCCATGGAAACTTCACCTGTGATTCACCTGGTGACAGATGCCAAGGGCACTGTCATCCACGAAGTCCACGTCCAGATGCAAGAGCTTCCCCTGGGCATGAAAGCCCTCACCCCAGAG ccccctgGCCCCGAGGAGCTTCCCTGTTCCAGCGAGGGCAGCCGTGAGAACCTGCTGCACCAGGCCATGCAGAACTCCGGCATTGTCCTTGAGCGGgtccctggggaggagggagccctggagccagccCCTCCCACTGTGTCCAGTCCCCAGCCCCTGGGAGATGGTCCCCCAGAACTGCCGCTGCTGGAGGTGGAACAGGTGGAGACA CAGGTGGCCAGTGAGGCCTCAGCTGTGCCCAGGACCCACCCGTGCCCTCAGTGCAGTGAGACCTTCCCAACGGCGGCCACCCTGGAGGCCCACAAAAGAGGCCACGCAG GGCCGAGGCCATTCACATGCCCGCAGTGTGGCAAGGCCTTCCCCAAGGCCTACCTGCTCAAGAAGCACCAGGAGGTGCACGTGCACGAACGCCGCTTCCGCTGTGGGGACTGCGGGAAGCTCTACAAGACCATCGCCCACGTCCGTGGCCACCGGCGTGTCCATTCAGATGAGAGGCCCTACCCCTGTCCCGAGTGTGGCAAGTGCTACAAGACCAAG AATGCCCAGCAGGTGCACTTCCGGACACACCTGGAGGAGAAGCCGCACGTGTGCCCATTCTGCAGCCGAGGCTTCCGGGAGAAGGGCTCACTGGTGCGGCACGTGCGGCACCACACAGGCGAGAAGCCCTTCAAGTGCTACAAGTGCGGCCGCGGCTTTGCCGAGCATGGCACGCTCAACCGGCACCTGCGCACCAAAG GGGGCTGCCTGCTGGAGGTAGAGGAGGTGCTGGTGTCCGAGGAGAGCCCCGCAGCAGCCGCCGCCGTCCTCGCCGACGACCCGCACACCGTGTTGGTCGAGTTCTCGTCCGTGGTAGCTGACACCCAGGAGTACATCATCGAG GCCACTGCGGATGATGCAGAGACCAGTGAAGCCACGGAGATCATCGAGGGCACCCAGACGGAg GTGGACAGTCACATCATGAAGGTAGTGCAGCAGATCGTGCACCAGGCCAGCGCCGGGCACCAGATCATCGTGCAGAATGTGACCATGGACCAGGAGGCACGGCTGGGCACAGAGGCAGCTGCTGCCGACACCATCACTATCGCCACCCCCGAGAGCCTGACGGAGCAGGTGGCCATGACGCTGGCCTCGGCCATCAGCGAGGGCACTGTGCTCACAGCCCGCTCGGGTACAAATGGTGCCGAGCAGGCCACTGTGACCATGGTTTCATCGGAGGACATTGAGATCCTGGAGCATGCGGGAGAGCTGGTCATCACCTCGCCAGAGGGCCAGCTTGAGGTGCAGACGGTCATCGTCTAA
- the DNASE1L2 gene encoding LOW QUALITY PROTEIN: deoxyribonuclease-1-like 2 (The sequence of the model RefSeq protein was modified relative to this genomic sequence to represent the inferred CDS: inserted 2 bases in 1 codon; substituted 1 base at 1 genomic stop codon), translated as MGGPLALLAALWALGAAGDAALRIGAFNIRSFGDSKVSDPACSGIIAQILAGYDITLVQEVRDSDLSAVFALMELINSVSRHEYSFVSSEPLGRDQYKETYLFVYRKDAVSVVDTYQYLDPEDAFSREPFVVKFSAPGSGEXPRPSRRSRPSPXHLPPPAAAEELVLIPLHASPHQAVAEIDALYDVYLDVIDKWGTDDMLFLGDFNADCSYVQAQDWPAIRLRSSEVFKWLIPDSADTTVGKSDCAYDRIVVCGARLHSSLKPQSAAVHNFQEEFGLYQAQALAISDHFPVEVTLKSH; from the exons ATGGGCGGACCCCTGGCCTTACTGGCCGCGCTCTGGGCGCTAGGGGCTGCTGGAGACGCGGCGCTGCGCATCGGAGCTTTCAACATCCGGAGCTTCGGCGACAGCAAAGTGTCGGACCCGGCCTGCAGCGGCATCATCGCGCAA ATCCTGGCAGGCTATGACATCACGCTGGTGCAGGAGGTGCGGGACTCCGACCTGAGCGCAGTATTCGCGCTCATGGAGCTGATCAACAG CGTGTCCAGGCACGAGTACAGCTTCGTGAGCAGTGAGCCCTTGGGTCGGGACCAGTATAAGGAAACGTACCTGTTCGTCTACAG GAAGGACGCGGTGTCGGTCGTGGACACGTACCAGTACCTGGACCCAGAGGACGCCTTCAGTCGTGAACCTTTTGTGGTCAAGTTCTCGGCACCCGGGTCAGGTGA GCCCCGCCCGTCCCGCAGGTCCCGTCCCAGCCCCTGACATCTACCTCCTCCCGCAGCTGCCGAGGAGTTAGTGTTGATTCCGCTGCACGCGTCGCCGCACCAAGCCGTGGCCGAGATCGACGCACTCTACGATGTGTACCTGGACGTGATAGACAAGTGGGGCACCGAC GACATGCTGTTTCTGGGCGACTTTAACGCCGACTGCAGCTACGTGCAGGCTCAGGACTGGCCAGCCATCCGCCTGCGCAGCAGCGAGGTCTTCAAGTGGCTCATCCCGGACAGCGCCGACACCACGGTGGGCAAGTCAGACTGTGCCTACGACCGCATCGTGGTCTGTGGTGCCCGCCTGCACAGCAGCCTGAAGCCCCAGTCGGCCGCTGTACACAACTTCCAGGAGGAATTCGGCCTGTACCAGGCTCAG GCCCTGGCCATAAGTGACCATTTTCCTGTGGAGGTGACCCTCAAGTCCCACTGA
- the LOC132476987 gene encoding uncharacterized protein LOC132476987 — translation MESDTPAHPSQSRLLGRGGRAGSATHWWLAGRHILPLPLSRSQRSQLGVCLQHRTDCKGLVSQQLWRPSSRPPPPRRARRQGIHLETALVPPSLSEQGLRRPCQPKSSIRTGKEDQTCPPSRSCSCPCPRETRSPRISLKLHLFRETRQHDQERLAPFVAQHLLLLLHMLSPQGKKPRLLGLPASFPGPREAPGLEARKQHPLPPTSTGLRKLGSQLQLGRAPAGGCLSTYHDTHTLPRCRQPCWDPWAGRGCHRGTCQGSGTSP, via the exons ATGGAATCGGACACACCAGCCCACCCTTCTCAGTCCCGGCTGCTGGGACGCGGGGGCCGGGCAGGTTCTGCCACCCACTGGTGGCTGGCAGGAAGGCATATCCTCCCCCTGCCGCTCTCCAG AAGTCAGAGGTCCCAGCTGGGGGTGTGTCTGCAGCACAGGACAGACTGCAAGGGCTTGGTCTCGCAGCAGCTCTGGCGCCCCAGCTCC AGACCGCCGCCCCCTCGCAGGGCAAGGCGGCAGGGTATCCACCTTGAGACTGCTCTGGTGCCCCCAAGCCTGTCAGAACAGGGACTCAGAAGGCCCTGCCAGCCCAAGAGCAGCATCAGGACTGGGAAAGAGGACCAGACATGCCCACCGTCCAGGTCTTGCTCCTGTCCCTGCCCCCGAGAAACTAGGTCACCCAGAATCTCCCTCAAGCTGCATCTCTTCAGGGAAACAAGGCAACACGATCAGGAAAGACTGGCCCCATTTGTGGCCCAGCATCTCCTGCTGCTTCTCCACATGCTGTCACCTCAAGGTAAAAAGCCGAGACTCCTGGGTCTCCCAGCCTCATTCCCCGgccccagggaggccccagggttgGAGGCTAGGAAGCAgcatcccctcccacccacctcgACGGGCCTCAGGAAGCTGGGGTCACAGCTCCAGCTGGGCAGGGCACCAGCAGGAGGCTGCCTGTCCACATACCATGACACCCATACACTGCCAAGGTGCCGCCAGCCCTGCTGGGATCCCTGGGCAGGCAGGGGCTGCCACAGAGGAACCTGCCAGGGCAGTGGCACCAGCCCCTGA
- the PGP gene encoding glycerol-3-phosphate phosphatase: MAEVEAGGDEGRCVRLNAERAQELLADVDTVLFDCDGVLWRGETAISGAPETLTALRARGKRLGFITNNSSKTREAYAEKLRRLGFGGPTGPGAGSEVFGTAYCTALYLRQRLTGPPAPKAYVLGSVALAAELEAVGVSCVGVGPEPLQGDGPSAWLDEPLEPDVRAVVVGFDPHFSYMKLTKAVRYLQQPGCLLVGTNMDNRLPLENGRFIAGTGCLVRAVEMAAQRQADVIGKPSRFIFDCVSQEYGINPERTIMVGDRLDTDILLGVTCGLKTILTLTGVSTLRDVKSNQESDCLSKKKMVPDFYVDSIADLLPALQG; the protein is encoded by the exons ATGGCGGAGGTGGAGGCCGGCGGCGACGAGGGCCGCTGCGTGCGGCTGAATGCCGAGCGGGCCCAGGAGCTGCTGGCCGACGTGGACACGGTGCTTTTCGACTGCGACGGCGTGCTGTGGCGCGGTGAGACGGCGATCTCCGGCGCGCCCGAGACCCTGACGGCGCTGCGGGCCCGCGGCAAGCGCCTCGGCTTCATCACCAACAACAGCAGCAAGACCCGCGAGGCCTACGCCGAGAAGCTACGGCGCCTGGGCTTCGGCGGCCCGACGGGGCCCGGCGCCGGCAGTGAGGTCTTCGGCACGGCCTACTGCACCGCGCTCTACCTGCGCCAGCGCCTGACCGGTCCGCCGGCCCCCAAGGCCTACGTGCTGGGCAGCGTGGCCCTGGCCGCCGAGCTGGAGGCCGTGGGCGTCTCCTGCGTGGGCGTGGGGCCCGAGCCGCTGCAGGGCGACGGCCCCAGCGCCTGGCTGGATGAGCCCCTGGAGCCTGATGTGCGCGCCGTCGTGGTGGGCTTCGACccgcacttcagctacatgaagCTCACGAAGGCCGTGCGCTACCTGCAGCAGCCCGGCTGCCTGCTCGTGGGCACCAACATGGACAACCGGCTCCCACTCGAGAACGGCCGCTTCATCGCGG GTACCGGCTGTCTGGTCCGAGCCGTGGAGATGGCCGCGCAGCGCCAAGCCGACGTCATAGGGAAGCCCAGCCGCTTCATCTTCGACTGCGTGTCCCAGGAATATGGCATCAACCCGGAGCGTACCATCATGGTGGGTGATCGCCTGGACACAGACATCCTCCTGGGCGTCACTTGTGGTCTGAAGACCATCCTGACCCTCACTGGGGTCTCCACTCTGCGGGATGTGAAGAGTAATCAGGAAAGTGACTGCCTGTCGAAGAAGAAAATGGTCCCTGACTTCTATGTTGACAGCATAGCCGACCTTTTGCCTGCCCTTCAAGGTTAA
- the E4F1 gene encoding transcription factor E4F1 isoform X2, translating to MEGAMAVRVTAAHTAEARAEAGQEAGEGGVAAAAAAALAPGGFLGLPAPFSEEDEDDVHRCGRCQAEFTALEDFVQHKLQKVCQRVPQEALPAATPAALLGQEVEPAAAGSEEPITVAHIVVEAAALTADISHAPDIVGGGHIKEVIVASEAEPGDSRMAEARGSPNCQGPGLSGEGEQAQVKLLVNKDGRYVCMLCHKTFKTGSILKAHMVTHSSRKDHECKLCGASFRTKGSLIRHHRRHTDERPYKCAKCGKSFRESGALTRHLKSLTPCTEKIRFSMSKDVVVGKEDTPTGPGASTVGTVTSSAMTGGPMETSPVIHLVTDAKGTVIHEVHVQMQELPLGMKALTPEPPGPEELPCSSEGSRENLLHQAMQNSGIVLERVPGEEGALEPAPPTVSSPQPLGDGPPELPLLEVEQVETVASEASAVPRTHPCPQCSETFPTAATLEAHKRGHAGPRPFTCPQCGKAFPKAYLLKKHQEVHVHERRFRCGDCGKLYKTIAHVRGHRRVHSDERPYPCPECGKCYKTKNAQQVHFRTHLEEKPHVCPFCSRGFREKGSLVRHVRHHTGEKPFKCYKCGRGFAEHGTLNRHLRTKGGCLLEVEEVLVSEESPAAAAAVLADDPHTVLVEFSSVVADTQEYIIEATADDAETSEATEIIEGTQTEVDSHIMKVVQQIVHQASAGHQIIVQNVTMDQEARLGTEAAAADTITIATPESLTEQVAMTLASAISEGTVLTARSGTNGAEQATVTMVSSEDIEILEHAGELVITSPEGQLEVQTVIV from the exons ATGGAGGGCGCGATGGCAGTGCGGGTAACAGCCGCGCATACGGCAGAAGCCCGGGCCGAAGCCGGGCAGGAAGCGGGCGAGGGTGGggtcgcggcggcggcggcggcggccttGGCCCCCGGTGGCTTCCTCGGCCTCCCGGCGCCCTTTAGCGAGGAAG ATGAGGATGACGTGCACCGATGTGGCCGCTGCCAGGCGGAGTTCACCGCCTTGGAGGACTTTGTTCAGCACAAGCTCCAGAAGGTCTGCCAGCGGGTGCCCCAGGAGGCCCTGCCTGCCGCCACTCCTGCTGCGCTGCTGGGTCAGGAG GTGGAGCCAGCAGCAGCAGGCTCAGAGGAGCCCATCACTGTGGCCCACATCGTGGTGGAGGCAGCCGCTCTCACGGCAGACATCAGCCACGCTCCTGACATTGTCG GTGGTGGACACATCAAAGAGGTCATCGTGGCCTCTGAGGCGGAGCCGGGGGACAGCAGGATGGCAGAGGCCCGGGGCAGCCCCAACTGTCAGGGGCCTGGGCTCTCTGGGGAGGGTGAGCAGGCCCAGGTCAAGCTGCTGGTGAACAAGGACGGCCGCTACGTGTGCATGCTGTGCCACAAGACCTTCAAGACG ggCAGCATCCTTAAGGCCCACATGGTCACCCACAGTAGCCGAAAGGACCACGAGTGCAAACTGTGTGGGGCCTCTTTTCGGACCAAAGGCTCACTCATCCGGCACCACCGGCGGCACACAG ATGAGCGCCCCTATAAGTGTGCCAAGTGTGGGAAGAGCTTCCGCGAGTCGGGTGCACTGACCCGGCACCTCAAGTCTCTCaccccgtgtacagaaaaaatcCGCTTCAGCATGAGCAAAGATGTGGTTGTTGGCAAAGAGGACACTCCCACAG GGCCTGGTGCCTCCACTGTGGGGACTGTTACATCATCGGCAATGACAGGTGGGCCCATGGAAACTTCACCTGTGATTCACCTGGTGACAGATGCCAAGGGCACTGTCATCCACGAAGTCCACGTCCAGATGCAAGAGCTTCCCCTGGGCATGAAAGCCCTCACCCCAGAG ccccctgGCCCCGAGGAGCTTCCCTGTTCCAGCGAGGGCAGCCGTGAGAACCTGCTGCACCAGGCCATGCAGAACTCCGGCATTGTCCTTGAGCGGgtccctggggaggagggagccctggagccagccCCTCCCACTGTGTCCAGTCCCCAGCCCCTGGGAGATGGTCCCCCAGAACTGCCGCTGCTGGAGGTGGAACAGGTGGAGACA GTGGCCAGTGAGGCCTCAGCTGTGCCCAGGACCCACCCGTGCCCTCAGTGCAGTGAGACCTTCCCAACGGCGGCCACCCTGGAGGCCCACAAAAGAGGCCACGCAG GGCCGAGGCCATTCACATGCCCGCAGTGTGGCAAGGCCTTCCCCAAGGCCTACCTGCTCAAGAAGCACCAGGAGGTGCACGTGCACGAACGCCGCTTCCGCTGTGGGGACTGCGGGAAGCTCTACAAGACCATCGCCCACGTCCGTGGCCACCGGCGTGTCCATTCAGATGAGAGGCCCTACCCCTGTCCCGAGTGTGGCAAGTGCTACAAGACCAAG AATGCCCAGCAGGTGCACTTCCGGACACACCTGGAGGAGAAGCCGCACGTGTGCCCATTCTGCAGCCGAGGCTTCCGGGAGAAGGGCTCACTGGTGCGGCACGTGCGGCACCACACAGGCGAGAAGCCCTTCAAGTGCTACAAGTGCGGCCGCGGCTTTGCCGAGCATGGCACGCTCAACCGGCACCTGCGCACCAAAG GGGGCTGCCTGCTGGAGGTAGAGGAGGTGCTGGTGTCCGAGGAGAGCCCCGCAGCAGCCGCCGCCGTCCTCGCCGACGACCCGCACACCGTGTTGGTCGAGTTCTCGTCCGTGGTAGCTGACACCCAGGAGTACATCATCGAG GCCACTGCGGATGATGCAGAGACCAGTGAAGCCACGGAGATCATCGAGGGCACCCAGACGGAg GTGGACAGTCACATCATGAAGGTAGTGCAGCAGATCGTGCACCAGGCCAGCGCCGGGCACCAGATCATCGTGCAGAATGTGACCATGGACCAGGAGGCACGGCTGGGCACAGAGGCAGCTGCTGCCGACACCATCACTATCGCCACCCCCGAGAGCCTGACGGAGCAGGTGGCCATGACGCTGGCCTCGGCCATCAGCGAGGGCACTGTGCTCACAGCCCGCTCGGGTACAAATGGTGCCGAGCAGGCCACTGTGACCATGGTTTCATCGGAGGACATTGAGATCCTGGAGCATGCGGGAGAGCTGGTCATCACCTCGCCAGAGGGCCAGCTTGAGGTGCAGACGGTCATCGTCTAA